In the Pseudonocardia cypriaca genome, one interval contains:
- a CDS encoding ferritin-like domain-containing protein: MANPTTALPTAPETATIDTVVGQLRALEQLTRTEAHIARVRLGQARTEAVRRELEQNGTNSVRRAERIERALRDLNAPPDVVTPTIGRVVALVKTALEQVQAIDEALLSDLTLEHQLLDRSRYLRVLAQVAGLEAVERLAGDLVDAHTATVEWLTTVLAEEALGGPTALIPTTLQRLAGGVAHAVALPTRFAVEQVNRAVHTVYRTGEGAIGAVEGVAGRAARFGNDAREVATAGRDATLQQAERVARREGADTVAGAVHDTRAELGSLAASELPIKHYEEMTGPNAIAAIRSLSDPDDLRAMITFEQSHKNRSGVVDAAQAHYAAIAEDRTDK; encoded by the coding sequence ATGGCGAACCCCACCACCGCCCTTCCGACAGCCCCCGAGACCGCAACGATCGACACCGTCGTGGGTCAGCTCCGGGCGCTCGAGCAGCTCACCCGGACCGAGGCGCACATCGCCCGCGTCCGCCTCGGGCAGGCTCGCACCGAGGCCGTGCGACGCGAGCTGGAGCAGAACGGCACCAACTCGGTGCGCCGCGCCGAACGCATCGAGCGTGCACTGCGCGACCTGAACGCCCCGCCGGACGTGGTGACGCCCACGATCGGACGCGTCGTCGCGCTGGTCAAGACGGCGCTCGAGCAGGTGCAGGCCATCGACGAGGCGCTCCTCAGCGACCTGACCCTCGAGCACCAGCTCCTCGACCGGTCCCGCTACCTGCGCGTTCTGGCGCAGGTAGCGGGGCTGGAGGCGGTCGAGCGCCTCGCGGGCGACCTCGTCGACGCGCACACCGCCACCGTCGAGTGGCTCACCACCGTCCTCGCCGAGGAGGCCCTCGGCGGGCCGACCGCCCTCATCCCCACGACCCTGCAGCGCTTAGCGGGCGGCGTGGCCCACGCGGTGGCGCTGCCCACCCGGTTCGCCGTGGAGCAGGTCAACCGCGCCGTCCACACCGTCTACCGCACCGGCGAAGGGGCCATCGGGGCCGTCGAGGGGGTCGCGGGCCGCGCCGCCCGTTTCGGCAACGACGCCCGTGAGGTCGCCACGGCCGGCCGGGACGCGACGCTGCAGCAGGCCGAACGGGTTGCGCGACGCGAAGGGGCCGACACCGTGGCGGGGGCCGTGCACGACACCCGCGCGGAGCTGGGCTCGCTCGCGGCCTCGGAGCTGCCGATCAAGCACTACGAGGAGATGACGGGGCCGAACGCGATCGCCGCCATCCGCAGCCTGAGCGACCCCGACGACCTGCGCGCGATGATCACGTTCGAGCAGTCCCACAAGAACCGCTCCGGCGTCGTCGACGCCGCACAGGCGCACTACGCCGCGATCGCGGAGGACCGGACCGACAAGTGA
- a CDS encoding polysaccharide lyase family 7 protein: protein MALSHALLTTVLAAALSTGGVSGMSRGAAPPPLPPPVADIGVPLPPLPAPPLPDLPVLPEVIAEPPGQEAPIGAGKAEFPADLLDLSNWKLTLPTGAAGSPEEVLAGKLSKFTNEFFKVNESRDGVVFMAEVGGVTTKNSHYPRSELREMQGDEKAAWSNPGGTHTLEVREAILAVPKVKPEVVAAQIHDGNDDVLQIRLEGERLSVQSDDGQSETVIDPAYRLGTPYDLKIVAADGRVDVFYNGEKKAELTKSGTGWYFKVGAYVQSSPEKGDAEGTPGAVAVYALKVTHTD, encoded by the coding sequence ATGGCACTCAGCCACGCTCTTCTGACCACTGTGCTCGCCGCTGCGCTGTCGACCGGCGGCGTCTCGGGGATGTCGCGCGGCGCCGCACCGCCGCCGCTGCCGCCACCCGTTGCCGACATCGGCGTGCCGCTGCCGCCGCTGCCGGCGCCGCCCCTGCCCGACCTGCCGGTGCTCCCCGAGGTGATCGCCGAGCCGCCGGGGCAGGAGGCGCCGATCGGTGCGGGGAAAGCGGAGTTCCCCGCCGACCTGCTCGACCTCAGCAACTGGAAGCTCACGCTCCCGACCGGCGCCGCGGGCAGCCCCGAGGAGGTGCTCGCGGGGAAGCTGTCGAAGTTCACCAACGAGTTCTTCAAGGTCAACGAGTCGCGGGACGGCGTCGTCTTCATGGCCGAGGTCGGCGGCGTCACCACGAAGAACAGCCACTACCCGCGCTCCGAGCTGCGGGAGATGCAAGGCGACGAGAAGGCCGCCTGGTCGAACCCGGGCGGCACGCACACCCTCGAGGTGCGCGAGGCGATCCTCGCCGTTCCGAAGGTCAAGCCGGAGGTCGTGGCGGCGCAGATCCACGACGGCAACGACGACGTCCTGCAGATCCGCCTCGAAGGCGAGCGCCTGAGCGTGCAGTCCGACGACGGCCAGAGCGAGACCGTCATCGACCCCGCGTACCGGCTCGGCACGCCGTACGACCTGAAGATCGTCGCCGCGGACGGGCGGGTCGACGTCTTCTACAACGGGGAGAAGAAGGCGGAGCTGACCAAGAGCGGCACGGGCTGGTACTTCAAGGTCGGCGCCTACGTGCAGTCGAGCCCGGAGAAGGGCGACGCGGAGGGCACACCGGGCGCGGTCGCGGTCTACGCGCTGAAGGTGACCCACACCGACTGA
- a CDS encoding HemK2/MTQ2 family protein methyltransferase: MILLCPPGVYRAEGDTELLIDVTREGGFARGRDVLDVGTGSGALALAAARSGAASVTAVDLSLRSVVTTWLNSRLHGARVAVRRGDLFGPVAGRRFGLVMANPPYVPAESTRLPRHGMGRCWDAGPDGRVLIDRICAEVPHVLAPGGDVLLVHSAICGVDPTLAALERAGLVPRVLTTATVPFGPVMRSRAAMLESRGLIRPGQREEELVVVGARHA, encoded by the coding sequence GTGATTCTGTTGTGCCCCCCGGGGGTGTACCGGGCCGAGGGTGACACCGAGTTGCTGATCGACGTGACCCGCGAAGGCGGGTTCGCTCGCGGCAGGGACGTGCTCGACGTCGGAACGGGCAGCGGGGCGCTCGCGCTCGCCGCTGCCCGTTCCGGCGCGGCGAGCGTCACCGCCGTGGACCTGTCGCTGCGCTCGGTCGTCACCACCTGGCTGAACAGCCGCTTGCACGGGGCCCGGGTGGCCGTGCGCCGCGGCGATCTCTTCGGCCCCGTCGCCGGGCGCCGGTTCGGGCTCGTCATGGCGAACCCGCCGTACGTCCCGGCCGAGTCCACCCGGCTCCCGCGCCACGGCATGGGGCGGTGCTGGGACGCGGGCCCCGACGGGCGGGTGCTGATCGACCGGATCTGCGCGGAGGTCCCGCACGTCCTCGCCCCCGGCGGGGACGTCCTGCTCGTGCACTCGGCGATCTGCGGCGTCGATCCGACGCTCGCCGCGCTGGAACGTGCCGGGCTCGTGCCGCGGGTCCTCACGACGGCGACCGTGCCGTTCGGCCCGGTGATGCGGTCCCGCGCTGCGATGCTGGAGTCGCGGGGCCTGATCCGTCCCGGGCAGCGCGAGGAGGAGCTGGTCGTCGTGGGAGCCCGCCATGCCTGA
- a CDS encoding metallophosphoesterase family protein, with the protein MTHPSPTCTLVQLTDLHVVADGEELPGGVDTAAVLTDALRAVEEAAISPAALVLTGDLTEHGRPAQYRRLRAIVEPVAARLGAPAVYAAGNHDDRAALREHLLGEPPSDEPLDHTVRVGDLRIVVLDSTLPGQAHGALAPEQLARLRAELAEPAPGGTVLALHHPPLPSAAPLAASIPLLRRDDLAAAVEGTDVRLVLAGHTHVVSAGTLGGVPVWTGGPLATTLDPFAPGAALRGLASPSVSRIDLFPDGLITTSVPVGARRTSDVPAATMEPAIAAFHAAWAERSAV; encoded by the coding sequence GTGACGCACCCCTCCCCCACCTGCACGCTCGTCCAGCTCACCGACCTGCACGTCGTGGCGGACGGCGAGGAGCTGCCCGGCGGCGTCGACACCGCCGCCGTCCTCACGGACGCGTTGCGCGCCGTCGAGGAGGCCGCGATCAGCCCGGCCGCGCTCGTCCTCACCGGTGACCTCACCGAGCACGGCCGCCCCGCCCAGTACCGCCGCCTGCGCGCGATCGTCGAGCCCGTCGCGGCCCGCCTCGGCGCCCCGGCCGTGTACGCGGCCGGCAACCACGACGACCGCGCGGCCTTGCGCGAGCACCTGCTGGGCGAGCCGCCGTCCGACGAACCCCTCGACCACACCGTTCGGGTCGGCGATCTGCGGATCGTGGTGCTGGACAGCACCCTGCCCGGGCAGGCGCACGGCGCGCTGGCACCCGAGCAGCTGGCCCGGCTGCGCGCCGAGCTCGCCGAACCCGCACCCGGCGGCACCGTGCTGGCGCTGCACCACCCCCCGCTGCCGAGCGCGGCACCGCTGGCCGCCTCCATCCCCCTGCTCCGCCGCGACGACCTCGCGGCCGCGGTCGAAGGCACCGACGTGCGGCTCGTGCTGGCCGGGCACACCCACGTCGTCAGCGCGGGCACGCTCGGCGGGGTGCCGGTCTGGACCGGCGGGCCGCTTGCCACCACCCTCGACCCGTTCGCCCCCGGCGCCGCGCTGCGCGGGCTGGCCTCCCCGTCGGTGAGCCGGATCGACCTGTTCCCGGACGGGTTGATCACCACGAGCGTGCCGGTCGGCGCGCGGCGCACGTCGGACGTGCCGGCCGCGACGATGGAGCCGGCCATCGCGGCCTTCCACGCCGCCTGGGCCGAGCGGAGCGCGGTGTGA
- a CDS encoding CDGSH iron-sulfur domain-containing protein, translating to MPDGTPRILLTDEGPMLVSGPVEIELPDGRRVRSERPVTALCTCRRSRRQPFCDTSHRRKVRTPREDDDRVG from the coding sequence ATGCCTGACGGCACACCGCGGATCCTGCTCACCGACGAGGGTCCGATGCTCGTGTCCGGCCCGGTGGAGATCGAGCTGCCGGACGGCCGTCGCGTCCGGTCCGAGCGACCCGTCACGGCGCTGTGCACGTGCCGGCGCAGCCGCCGCCAGCCCTTCTGCGACACCAGCCACCGGCGCAAGGTCCGTACACCGAGGGAGGACGACGATCGTGTGGGGTAG
- a CDS encoding iron-containing redox enzyme family protein produces MWGSNPGSSTVRPIEAPPLPQPRGPLSAAVISALRRGPEILPPVDDADPYGDDLQLALYCLYEMHYRGFAGVPDEREWDPALVTMRVAAERLFLDALRSEVTPSEDVDAEIGALLVEPIDGEGPSWYLAKQGERWQVCEYVAHRSLYHLKEADPQAWVIARLDGPAKAALVTVEHDEYGAGDPDRMHARLFAEMMRALGLDDAYGAYLDAAPAETLAEVNFMSLCGLHRALRGALVGQFATVELTSSPGSDRLVRAMRRLELPEAAVEFYAEHVEADAVHEQLVRRGVIAPLLAAEPALAADVVFGIRASGLLADRFGERVLNDWAHGRSSLRQPLPA; encoded by the coding sequence GTGTGGGGTAGCAACCCCGGCAGCAGCACCGTCCGACCGATCGAGGCGCCGCCGCTACCGCAGCCGCGCGGCCCGCTTTCGGCCGCCGTGATCAGCGCGCTGCGGCGGGGTCCCGAGATCCTCCCGCCCGTGGACGACGCCGACCCGTACGGCGACGACCTGCAGCTCGCGCTGTACTGCCTGTACGAGATGCACTACCGCGGCTTCGCCGGTGTGCCCGACGAGCGCGAGTGGGATCCGGCGCTGGTCACGATGCGCGTCGCGGCGGAGCGGCTGTTCCTCGACGCGCTGCGGTCCGAGGTCACCCCGTCGGAAGACGTGGACGCCGAGATCGGCGCACTGCTGGTCGAGCCGATCGATGGCGAGGGTCCGTCCTGGTACCTGGCGAAGCAGGGCGAACGCTGGCAGGTCTGCGAGTACGTGGCGCACCGCTCGCTCTACCACCTCAAGGAGGCGGACCCGCAGGCCTGGGTGATCGCCCGCCTCGACGGGCCGGCGAAGGCGGCGCTCGTCACCGTGGAGCACGACGAGTACGGCGCGGGCGACCCCGACCGGATGCACGCGCGGCTCTTCGCAGAGATGATGCGCGCCCTCGGCCTCGACGACGCCTACGGCGCCTACCTCGATGCGGCCCCGGCCGAGACGCTCGCCGAGGTCAACTTCATGTCGCTGTGCGGGCTGCACCGCGCCCTGCGCGGAGCACTGGTCGGGCAGTTCGCCACCGTGGAGCTCACCTCCTCCCCCGGCTCGGACCGCCTGGTGCGGGCGATGCGGCGGCTGGAACTGCCGGAGGCCGCGGTCGAGTTCTACGCCGAGCACGTCGAGGCGGACGCGGTGCACGAGCAGCTGGTGCGCCGCGGCGTGATCGCCCCGCTGCTCGCGGCGGAGCCGGCGCTCGCCGCGGACGTCGTGTTCGGGATCCGCGCGAGCGGGCTGCTCGCCGACCGGTTCGGCGAGCGGGTCCTCAACGACTGGGCCCACGGCCGGTCGTCGCTGCGGCAGCCGCTGCCAGCCTGA
- a CDS encoding glycosyltransferase family 4 protein: MTAVRIAHLVPTLHPNGPEIGLVDLASAAGEAGLELVVIALAATSDTTHVSALRRLGVPVVELGLARWDPRTVARTAAQLRAHGAQLVHTHLPPADVVGVAAAVRNRIPAVSTLHRIENMPADRGDRLKRTARIVARRQFVARTIAISRVQLEWYRGLTGSGRNLVVVPNGVADPGVPDPAVRRARRAALDVADHEVLVVSSAPMRRGEGHELLLDAVEALPDGLPLAVALAGDGPLRPWLESRVDRNDDLSGRVRFVHRHQDPAGLLAAADLVVHTARSGAAPTALLRAMAAGVPVVATRVGGIPEIVAPGTGVLVPMSAPALVDALVGLTEDDERRERMAASARARFLAEYGAVGWARRLRGVYDDVLART, encoded by the coding sequence GTGACGGCCGTGAGGATCGCGCACCTCGTCCCCACCCTGCACCCGAACGGACCCGAGATCGGCCTCGTCGACCTGGCGAGCGCGGCGGGCGAGGCAGGCCTCGAGCTCGTGGTGATCGCCCTCGCCGCCACGTCGGACACCACGCACGTGAGCGCGCTGCGCCGGCTCGGCGTGCCGGTCGTCGAGCTGGGCCTCGCCCGATGGGACCCGCGGACCGTGGCGCGCACCGCGGCGCAGCTGCGGGCGCACGGGGCGCAGCTCGTGCACACCCACCTGCCGCCCGCGGACGTGGTCGGCGTCGCCGCGGCGGTCCGCAACCGCATCCCCGCGGTCTCCACGCTCCACCGGATCGAGAACATGCCGGCCGACCGCGGCGACCGGCTGAAGCGCACCGCGCGCATCGTCGCCCGGCGGCAGTTCGTGGCCCGCACGATCGCGATCTCCCGGGTCCAGCTCGAGTGGTACCGGGGCCTCACGGGCTCGGGCCGCAACCTCGTCGTCGTGCCGAACGGCGTGGCCGACCCGGGCGTTCCGGACCCCGCCGTTCGACGGGCCCGGCGGGCCGCCCTCGACGTCGCCGACCACGAGGTGCTGGTGGTCAGCAGCGCCCCGATGCGCCGCGGCGAGGGTCACGAGCTGCTGCTCGACGCCGTCGAGGCGCTGCCCGACGGGCTGCCGCTCGCGGTCGCGCTGGCCGGCGACGGCCCGCTGCGGCCGTGGCTGGAGTCGCGCGTCGACCGCAACGACGACCTGTCCGGCCGGGTCCGGTTCGTCCACCGCCACCAGGATCCCGCCGGGCTGCTCGCCGCCGCCGACCTCGTGGTGCACACCGCCCGGTCCGGGGCAGCGCCCACCGCGCTGCTGCGGGCGATGGCAGCGGGCGTGCCGGTGGTCGCCACCCGCGTGGGCGGCATCCCGGAGATCGTGGCGCCCGGGACCGGCGTCCTCGTCCCGATGAGCGCACCCGCGCTCGTCGACGCCCTCGTGGGCCTCACGGAGGACGACGAGAGGCGCGAGCGGATGGCCGCGTCGGCGCGGGCGCGCTTCCTCGCGGAGTACGGCGCGGTCGGCTGGGCACGGCGCCTGCGGGGCGTCTACGACGACGTGCTGGCGCGCACCTGA
- the hrpB gene encoding ATP-dependent helicase HrpB, whose translation MIPALPDLPVRAALPEITAALAAAGSAVLVAPPGTGKTTLVPLALAAELPGKVAGKIIVAEPRRLAARAAATRMASLLGEEVGRTVGYAVRGDARRSAATRIEVVTSGLLLRRLVADPELPGTAAVVLDECHERHLDADLLLALLLDARDGLRPDLRLLATSATVRTRRLAELLGDAPVLDVPARTFPVSVRHVPPARGERIEACVARAVRAALDEGGTDGTGDVLAFLPGVAEIRRTADALAGVDADVLPLHGRLPVAEQDRALRPGPRRRVVLSTAVAESSLTVPGVRAVVDAGLARVPRTDHRRGLAGLVTVRVSAAVAEQRAGRAGREAPGRVLRCWPEGELLAPEPEPEIRTADLTRLALDLACWGTPDGTGLRWWDAPPEGPLLAGRAVLRALGALAGDGDGTVTDRGRRMAELGLHPRLARALLDGAPAVGPRAAAEVVALLDDDTLAAGVEIDVELRRLRSGAAPGAGRWRAEVRRLARLVDGGGGGRDDPALVTALAHPERLARRRAPGSRRYLMAGGTAVELPAGTALADQEWLAVAVADRTPGADHGRVRLAAAADQELAVRAAPALVTEADEVAWVRGDPAGVVARHVRRLGAIVLDERRIADPPPDALRAALLDGLRTEGPGLLRWSDGARRLRDRLATLHRTLGPPWPDVSDEALLADPDRWWTGQLASARSRSDLARVDATGVLRGLLGWREAAAVDELAPERITLPSGSRIALDYSGERPVLAVKVQEVFGWTGAPAVAGGRLPVLLHLLSPAGRPAAVTSDLETFWETGYPQVRAELRGRYPKHAWPEDPRTAPPRVSGRGRGLPGR comes from the coding sequence ATGATCCCCGCGCTCCCCGACCTCCCGGTCCGCGCCGCACTCCCCGAGATCACCGCCGCTCTCGCGGCGGCCGGCTCGGCGGTGCTGGTCGCGCCGCCCGGCACCGGCAAGACCACCCTCGTGCCGCTGGCGTTGGCGGCCGAGCTGCCGGGGAAGGTCGCGGGAAAGATCATCGTGGCCGAGCCCCGCCGGCTCGCCGCCCGGGCCGCCGCCACGCGGATGGCGAGCCTGCTCGGGGAGGAGGTCGGGCGCACGGTCGGCTACGCCGTTCGCGGCGACGCCCGCAGGTCAGCGGCCACCCGCATCGAGGTCGTGACGTCGGGGCTGCTGCTGCGCAGGCTCGTCGCGGATCCCGAGCTCCCCGGTACCGCCGCGGTGGTGCTCGACGAGTGCCACGAGCGGCACCTGGACGCAGACCTGCTGCTCGCGCTCCTGCTGGACGCCCGCGACGGGCTGCGCCCGGACCTGCGGCTCCTGGCGACGTCGGCGACGGTCCGGACGCGGCGGCTCGCCGAGCTGCTCGGTGACGCGCCGGTGCTCGACGTGCCCGCACGCACGTTCCCCGTGAGCGTCCGGCACGTCCCGCCTGCCCGCGGCGAGCGGATCGAGGCCTGCGTGGCCCGCGCCGTGCGGGCCGCCCTCGACGAAGGCGGTACGGACGGCACGGGCGACGTGCTCGCGTTCCTGCCCGGCGTCGCCGAGATCCGGCGCACCGCGGACGCCCTCGCCGGGGTGGACGCGGACGTGCTGCCGCTGCACGGGCGCCTCCCGGTCGCGGAGCAGGACCGGGCGCTGCGGCCCGGCCCGCGCCGCCGGGTGGTCCTCTCCACGGCCGTCGCCGAGTCCAGCCTCACCGTGCCCGGGGTGCGCGCGGTGGTGGACGCCGGGCTCGCGCGCGTACCGCGCACGGACCACCGCCGCGGACTGGCCGGGCTGGTCACGGTCCGCGTGTCCGCCGCGGTGGCCGAGCAGCGGGCCGGACGAGCAGGCCGCGAGGCGCCGGGCCGGGTGCTGCGCTGCTGGCCGGAGGGCGAGCTGCTCGCACCCGAGCCGGAACCGGAGATCCGCACCGCCGACCTCACCCGGCTCGCGCTCGACCTCGCCTGCTGGGGCACCCCGGACGGCACCGGCCTGCGCTGGTGGGACGCACCGCCGGAGGGCCCGCTGCTGGCCGGTCGCGCGGTGCTGCGCGCGCTCGGGGCCCTCGCCGGGGACGGCGACGGCACCGTCACCGACCGGGGCCGCCGGATGGCCGAGCTCGGCCTGCACCCACGGCTGGCCCGGGCCCTCCTGGACGGCGCCCCCGCGGTCGGGCCGCGGGCGGCGGCGGAGGTGGTGGCCCTGCTGGACGACGACACTCTCGCCGCGGGCGTCGAGATCGACGTCGAGCTGCGCAGGCTGCGTTCCGGTGCTGCCCCGGGGGCGGGCCGGTGGCGGGCCGAGGTACGCCGGTTGGCGCGGCTCGTCGACGGTGGCGGCGGTGGACGGGACGACCCTGCCCTCGTCACCGCGCTCGCCCATCCGGAACGCCTGGCCCGCCGCCGCGCCCCCGGTTCCCGCCGCTACCTGATGGCGGGCGGCACCGCCGTCGAGCTACCGGCGGGAACGGCCCTGGCGGACCAGGAATGGCTCGCCGTCGCGGTGGCCGACCGCACCCCCGGCGCCGACCACGGCCGCGTCCGGCTCGCCGCCGCGGCTGATCAGGAGCTCGCGGTGCGCGCCGCGCCCGCGCTCGTGACGGAGGCGGACGAGGTGGCGTGGGTGCGCGGCGACCCTGCCGGGGTGGTGGCCCGGCACGTCCGGCGGCTGGGGGCGATCGTCCTCGACGAGCGCCGCATCGCCGATCCCCCACCCGATGCCCTGCGGGCGGCCCTGCTCGACGGCTTGCGCACCGAGGGCCCGGGCCTGCTCCGCTGGTCGGACGGCGCCCGCAGGCTGCGGGACCGGCTCGCCACGCTGCACCGCACGCTCGGCCCGCCGTGGCCGGACGTCTCGGACGAGGCCCTGCTCGCCGATCCCGACCGGTGGTGGACGGGGCAGCTGGCCTCGGCGCGCAGCCGCAGCGATCTGGCCCGCGTAGACGCGACGGGGGTGCTGCGCGGCCTCCTGGGCTGGCGCGAGGCGGCCGCCGTCGACGAGCTGGCACCCGAGCGGATCACGCTCCCGTCGGGTTCGCGGATCGCGCTCGACTACTCCGGTGAGCGGCCCGTGCTGGCGGTGAAGGTGCAGGAGGTGTTCGGCTGGACCGGCGCCCCGGCCGTGGCGGGCGGGAGGCTCCCGGTGCTGCTGCACCTGCTCTCGCCGGCCGGTCGCCCCGCCGCCGTCACGTCCGACCTGGAGACGTTCTGGGAGACGGGCTACCCGCAGGTCCGGGCGGAGCTGCGGGGCCGCTACCCGAAGCACGCGTGGCCGGAGGACCCGCGTACGGCACCGCCTCGCGTCAGCGGTCGCGGGCGAGGGCTTCCCGGGCGATGA
- a CDS encoding MFS transporter, which yields MTAEISPFRQPRAVWAVAFACVISFMGIGLVDPILPALATQLNASHTQVELLFTSYLVVTAVAMLVTGAVSSRIGAKRTLIAGLVLIVVFAAAAGAADSIAGIVGFRAGWGLGNALFIATSLAVIVGSASGGFAGAIVLYETALGVGIATGPLLGGLLGDISWRGPFLGVSVLMLIALVATVVFLPPTPTPERRSSLREPLAALRHRSLRTTSLTGLLYNWGFFTLLGYAPFLMGLDALQLGAVFFAWGVLVAIFAVFGAPWLERHFGTARTLTACLVLVAVVLALIGTFPGVRWVVIAAVIASGAFVGLNNTLVTTAVMSISPVPRPVASATYGFVRFIGGGLAPFAAGLLAEHVSVHVPFLLGAVVVLAGAVLLQTVRVELDGAGDPAEEATEAVTEVPTLEEEAVIAREALARDR from the coding sequence GTGACCGCTGAGATCAGCCCCTTCCGGCAACCGAGGGCCGTGTGGGCCGTCGCCTTCGCGTGCGTCATCTCGTTCATGGGGATCGGCCTCGTCGACCCGATCCTCCCGGCGCTCGCCACGCAGCTGAACGCCAGCCACACGCAGGTGGAGCTGCTGTTCACCAGCTACCTCGTCGTCACGGCCGTCGCGATGCTCGTCACGGGCGCGGTGTCCAGCCGGATCGGCGCGAAGCGCACGCTGATCGCGGGCCTCGTGCTCATCGTTGTGTTCGCGGCGGCGGCGGGTGCCGCGGACAGCATCGCCGGGATCGTCGGCTTTCGCGCAGGCTGGGGCCTGGGCAACGCACTGTTCATCGCGACCTCGCTCGCCGTGATCGTCGGGTCGGCGAGCGGCGGCTTCGCCGGCGCGATCGTGCTCTACGAGACCGCGCTCGGCGTCGGCATCGCCACCGGGCCGCTCCTCGGTGGGCTGCTGGGCGACATCAGCTGGCGCGGCCCGTTCCTCGGCGTCTCGGTCCTCATGCTGATCGCGCTCGTGGCGACCGTGGTGTTCCTGCCACCGACGCCGACGCCGGAGCGGCGCTCGTCCCTGCGGGAGCCCCTCGCCGCGCTGCGCCACCGCAGCCTGCGCACCACGAGCCTCACCGGCCTGCTCTACAACTGGGGCTTCTTCACGCTGCTCGGCTACGCGCCGTTCCTGATGGGCCTCGACGCGCTGCAGCTGGGCGCGGTGTTCTTCGCGTGGGGCGTGCTCGTGGCGATCTTCGCGGTGTTCGGCGCGCCGTGGCTGGAGCGGCACTTCGGGACGGCCCGCACCCTCACGGCGTGCCTCGTCCTCGTGGCGGTGGTCCTCGCCCTGATCGGGACGTTCCCCGGCGTGCGGTGGGTCGTCATCGCGGCGGTGATCGCGTCGGGCGCGTTCGTCGGGCTGAACAACACGCTCGTCACCACGGCGGTCATGAGCATCTCGCCGGTGCCGCGGCCGGTTGCGTCGGCGACGTACGGGTTCGTGCGGTTCATCGGCGGCGGGCTCGCGCCGTTCGCGGCGGGTCTGCTCGCCGAACACGTGAGCGTGCACGTGCCGTTCCTGCTGGGCGCGGTCGTCGTGCTCGCGGGCGCGGTGCTCCTGCAGACGGTCCGCGTCGAGCTGGACGGCGCGGGCGATCCGGCGGAAGAGGCGACGGAGGCGGTGACGGAGGTCCCCACGCTCGAGGAGGAGGCCGTCATCGCCCGGGAAGCCCTCGCCCGCGACCGCTGA
- the ligD gene encoding non-homologous end-joining DNA ligase, with the protein MPPIDPLPPPVSPMLATAGEPPAGPGWSFEFKWDGVRAVTAVAGERIRAQSRRGNEVTAGYPELLDLVDLLDGRPVLLDGELVALDEAGRPDFGTLQHRMHVRSPDPQLVERIPVSYIVFDLLYVDGVSLLGEPYDRRRELLEELGIAGSRVQVPPAAAGVSGAQLLEVARAHGLEGVVGKRRASRYEPGRRSAAWIKTALLHTQEVVIGGWTAGEGRRAHNVGALLLGAYDGSGSLRYLGHVGTGFTEAALRSLLVELRAREQPASPFDEEVPRDEARKARWVRPELVGEVVYRVLTKEGRLRHAAWRGLRSDKDPADAVI; encoded by the coding sequence ATGCCACCGATCGATCCGCTCCCGCCACCCGTGTCGCCGATGCTGGCGACGGCCGGGGAACCGCCCGCGGGCCCGGGATGGTCGTTCGAGTTCAAGTGGGACGGCGTGCGGGCCGTCACGGCCGTGGCGGGCGAGCGCATCCGGGCGCAGAGCCGCCGGGGCAACGAGGTCACGGCCGGCTACCCGGAGCTCCTCGACCTCGTCGACCTGCTGGACGGGCGGCCGGTGCTGCTCGACGGGGAGCTCGTCGCCCTCGACGAGGCCGGCCGGCCCGACTTCGGCACGCTGCAGCACCGGATGCACGTGCGCTCGCCCGACCCTCAGCTGGTCGAGCGCATCCCCGTGTCCTACATCGTGTTCGACCTGCTGTACGTGGACGGCGTCTCGCTGCTCGGCGAGCCGTACGACCGGCGGCGCGAGCTGCTCGAGGAGCTGGGCATCGCCGGGTCCCGGGTGCAGGTGCCCCCGGCCGCGGCCGGGGTGAGCGGCGCGCAGCTGCTCGAGGTCGCACGGGCCCACGGCCTGGAGGGCGTCGTCGGGAAGCGCCGCGCGTCCCGCTACGAGCCAGGCCGCCGCTCTGCGGCCTGGATCAAGACGGCGCTGCTGCACACCCAGGAGGTGGTGATCGGCGGCTGGACGGCGGGGGAGGGGCGGCGCGCGCACAACGTCGGCGCGCTGCTCCTGGGCGCCTACGACGGCAGCGGGTCGCTGCGCTACCTCGGCCACGTCGGCACCGGGTTCACGGAGGCCGCGCTGCGCTCGCTCCTGGTCGAGCTGCGGGCCCGCGAGCAGCCGGCGAGCCCGTTCGACGAGGAGGTGCCCCGCGACGAGGCCCGCAAGGCCCGCTGGGTGCGCCCCGAGCTGGTGGGCGAGGTCGTCTACCGGGTGCTGACGAAGGAGGGCAGGCTGCGCCACGCGGCATGGCGGGGCCTGCGCAGCGACAAGGACCCGGCGGACGCGGTGATCTGA